From Priestia filamentosa, a single genomic window includes:
- a CDS encoding phage tail domain-containing protein yields the protein MDVRVEKQDGTGINLEDIGIIVQDVDISSIEVMGYSENIQGRPGTVDMGADYGTRTIRVPFIMQSKDWKNYPILRDKLFAILTSLEPFYLIERRREIYQTGENVTLTDKRYLVRCFQKFNFDQQFLYGFTELIFETIQLPFAESPKKTMNLSVEEIGEEAVYTHNTAEFQIYNDGNVRLDPRYCEIDIKIQAACDSFLELTNQTTGDTWRYEGALTTNDLVHLTGVTYKKNSLNIFRNTNRRLITLLPGWNEFMVTGASSIQEITFDFRFYYA from the coding sequence ATGGATGTAAGAGTAGAAAAACAAGATGGGACAGGAATAAATTTAGAAGACATAGGAATTATTGTGCAGGATGTAGACATCTCTTCTATTGAAGTTATGGGTTATAGCGAAAATATACAGGGAAGACCAGGAACTGTGGATATGGGAGCAGACTATGGAACTCGGACGATTCGGGTTCCTTTTATTATGCAGTCGAAAGATTGGAAGAACTATCCCATCTTACGAGATAAGTTGTTTGCTATTCTCACTTCTCTTGAGCCGTTTTACCTTATTGAGCGAAGAAGGGAAATCTACCAAACAGGAGAGAATGTAACGTTAACCGATAAACGGTATCTTGTTCGCTGTTTTCAAAAGTTTAACTTTGATCAACAGTTTCTATATGGCTTTACAGAGTTGATTTTTGAAACCATTCAGCTTCCTTTTGCTGAATCGCCAAAGAAAACGATGAACTTATCTGTAGAAGAAATAGGAGAAGAAGCAGTCTATACACATAACACAGCCGAGTTCCAAATTTATAATGATGGAAACGTAAGATTAGATCCTCGTTATTGTGAAATCGATATTAAGATTCAGGCCGCGTGTGACTCTTTTCTCGAATTAACCAATCAAACGACAGGCGATACATGGCGTTATGAGGGAGCTTTGACTACAAACGATCTGGTTCATTTAACGGGTGTAACATACAAGAAGAATAGCTTAAACATCTTTAGAAACACAAACCGAAGATTAATTACCTTATTGCCTGGGTGGAATGAGTTTATGGTCACAGGCGCTTCTTCCATCCAAGAGATCACCTTTGATTTTCGGTTTTATTATGCGTAG